One Nitrosopumilus piranensis genomic region harbors:
- a CDS encoding 30S ribosomal protein S11: protein MSETEAKVEEAPVEETEAPAQEVESEAVEQKAQPEAKKEGPEKWGIAHIYSSYNNTIIHMTDLTGGETVSISSGGIHVNADRYESSPFAAMKAANAVVESAKTKGFTGFHIRVRAVGGVGSRVPGPGAQAAIRALARGGFKIGRIDDVTPIPHDTTRKKGGKRGRRV from the coding sequence TTGTCAGAAACTGAAGCCAAAGTTGAGGAAGCACCAGTAGAAGAGACTGAAGCACCTGCCCAGGAAGTTGAATCCGAAGCAGTAGAGCAAAAAGCTCAACCAGAGGCAAAGAAAGAGGGCCCAGAAAAATGGGGTATCGCTCACATTTACAGTAGTTACAATAACACAATCATTCACATGACCGATCTAACTGGTGGAGAAACTGTTTCCATTAGTTCTGGTGGAATTCATGTCAATGCAGACAGATACGAATCATCACCATTTGCTGCAATGAAAGCTGCAAATGCAGTAGTAGAATCTGCAAAGACAAAAGGATTCACAGGATTTCACATCAGAGTTCGTGCAGTCGGTGGAGTTGGTTCTAGAGTACCAGGTCCAGGAGCACAAGCTGCAATCAGAGCACTAGCAAGAGGCGGATTTAAGATTGGAAGAATTGATGATGTTACACCTATTCCTCACGACACCACTAGAAAGAAGGGTGGAAAGAGAGGAAGAAGGGTCTAG